In Stegostoma tigrinum isolate sSteTig4 chromosome 12, sSteTig4.hap1, whole genome shotgun sequence, the following proteins share a genomic window:
- the LOC125457152 gene encoding cell surface A33 antigen-like has translation MLFEVGLALFTVLTATDAVNVVVNSKNIEIGRGDELVISCQYSVNTAARDLLNVEWYKLPDDPEEGLTDVVQFFHGGYYKAGKMYEGRANFTGNVDVDDCSIKIANSLMTDSGTYEVEVKTPLDLEGKRKGTVEVTVLVPPSPPVCTIKGKAEYGQTVKLTCHSAEGSPKPTYSWQSFNGMNQPRQLPQMSSQEPDGLLLKNLSAETSGYFVCTSRNKIKTVSCNITLAVMPPSMNLGFYGGIIGGAIAVIVILGIIIYCCCCRDEKAPKDYEMGDQHHHREYEDEEELPERNSAKHDNRGAYYDEVPYENEGENSPRPIVRTPLAPPNKPRYVPENHDV, from the exons TGCTAACAGCCACAGATGCAGTCAACGTTGTTGTCAACTCCAAAAACATAGAAATTGGTAGAGGCGATGAGTTGGTTATCAGTTGTCAATACAGTGTAAATACTGCAGCAAGGGATCTCCTTAACGTTGAATGGTATAAACTCCCAGATGATCCAGAAGAAGGACTG aCTGATGTGGTCCAATTCTTTCATGGTGGATACTATAAAGCTGGAAAGATGTATGAGGGCAGAGCAAATTTCACAGGAAATGTTGACGTGGATGACTGCTCAATTAAGATCGCGAATTCACTTATGACAGACAGTGGAACCTATGAGGTTGAAGTTAAAACTCCTTTGGACCTAGAAGGCAAACGGAAAGGCACAGTAGAAGTGACTGTATTGG tccctccatcaccaccagttTGTACAATTAAAGGAAAAGCTGAATATGGACAAACTGTTAAACTGACTTGTCACTCTGCAGAAGGATCTCCAAAACCAACCTATTCTTGGCAGAGTTTCAATGGAATGAATCAGCCAAGACAGTTACCCCAAATGTCTTCTCAAG AACCAGATGGATTATTGCTAAAAAATCTTTCAGCTGAAACATCTGGCTACTTCGTATGCACGTCAAGAAATAAGATCAAAACAGTCTCTTGTAATATAACCTTAGCGGTAATGCCTC CTTCAATGAACCTTGGCTTTTATGGTGGAATTATCGGAGGTGCAATTGCTGTCATCGTAATCCTTGGCATCATTATTTACTGTTGCTGTTGCCGTGATGAAAAGGCACCCAAAGATTATGAAATGGG GGATCAACACCACCACAGAGAATATGAAGATGAAGAAGAACTACCTGAACGGAATTCCGCAAAGCATGACAATCGAGGAGCCTACTATGATGAAGTTCCTTACGAAAATGAAGGGGAGAACTCTCCCCGTCCCATTGTCAGAACTCCCTTGGCACCACCGAATAAACCTAGATATGTCCCAGAGAATCACGATGTGTAA